acgttcaagaattggtgccaagagctgaacattcaacagcggttcacttcggtctcccatccccaagcaaacggacaaacggaagtaacgaaccggattctggtgaaagggttaaaagctcggttagaacaagccaaaggacaatgggtagaaaatctccctcaagtcctatggtcctaccgaactacacccaaaacctccaacggtgaaactccgtatagtctggtgtatggcactgaagccgtaattctggtggagatcggcgtacccagtccccgaactctaaatttctcctcagaaatgaatgacgacggactgagagcagaactagatctcgccgaagaaagaagagaattggcgtgcataaaagcagccaagtataaggagcaagtagcccggtattataaccaaagggtgaaaaagcttcaatttcaagtgggagatctcgtcttgagaaacaacgaagtaagccgagcagaaaagctgggcaaactcgaacccacatgggagggtccatatcgggtgtcagaagtcctcggcaaagggtcttataaattgactcacatgtcaggagaacaagtaccccgaacatggcacgtctccaacctcaagaagttccacttgtaagagacaaaggtccggtcagtccgtctcgtgtctagttcggtcataggggtatatgtttttatttgtttgttttttacttgtaccttttacttgtcgttttataaaaagtttaaagttttttttctttcatctttttcattttttctctatgtgttttgtctctatgtgcttgtcgtctcttacaaatggtaccaaggtatatcgttctttaaagactgatcccctttttagatcgattattaaagactattgtgagtccaagcttctaaggaggatataagaccacaattcagcttaacaagcagtccgtctgaaacgaactgcaataagccaacgattgtgagtccaagcttccaaggaggatataagaccacaattcagcttaacaagcagtccgtctgaaacgaactgcaataagccaacgattgtgagtccaagcttccaaggaggatacaagaccacaattcagcttaacaagcagtccgtctgaaacgaactgcaataagccaacgattgtgagtccaagcttccaaggaggatacaagaccgcaattcagcttaacaagcacttcgtctgaaacgaactgcaataagccaacgattgtgagtccaagcttctcaggaagatacaagaccacaattcggcttaagaaataagcacttcgtctgaaacgaactgcaataagccaacgattgtgagtccaagcttccaaggaggatacaagaccgcaattcagcttaacaagcacttcgtctgaaacgaactgcaataagccaacgattgtgagtccaagcttctcaggaagatacaagaccacaattcggcttaagaaataagcacttcgtctgaaacgaactgcaataagggaaagtccgatccacgcgataaacctcgccgaattaggacgaccaagttcggtcaaagaagtttacctcataagaccggggacgaccatgtctagtcaaagaggtttactgcataagaccacttcggttaactgggaaagtccgatccacgcgataaaactcgccgaattaggacaagggaaagttcgatcccggcgacaaaaatcgccaaattagaacacaaaccaagtccggtcaaagatgtttatttcatcagaccaaagacgagtccggtcaaagatgtttatttcatcagaccaaagacgagtccggtcaaagatgtttatttcatcaggccaaagacgagtccggtcaaagatgtttatttcatcagaccaaagacgagtccggtcaaagatgtttatttcatcagaccaaggaccaagtccggtcaaagaagtttacttcataagaccaaggaccaagtccggtcaaagaagtttacttcataagaccgaggacaagtacgatgaaattttttcgctaagctgtaaatacagtgttagaagcgaaaacaaaatttcatttttcaaatcttgttcggcatacaactccgctaccctacaaaatggcgttacgctattacaaaggactattctactgtccagggttgctgaagttaagccacctatctgcaaaatcctctggaagccgagttcggttgttccgagcagatgaagaataagcaggtcgacgagatgctatcctcgacccaacgcctcttccccgagcccgagaagtcctaacacctcggcgatgaagagtctctgtaataagcatctgctgatcttgctcgctcatagtcacaactcctcggcgaatttcagtccgtccctgtcttgacgattccggttgctcctgagcccgttctcgtcttgacgtttccggctgttccggagttcgttgttgactggtagtaggattttgaacaagggaaccagaggcttgatctggagtgcgagcatctgttggcgggaaatgcccaAGGAATCtcccgattgagggacgccgggaaagaatgatgtcgtaccgagaagcccagcgccgcaatgatttcacaacttgttggcaagccgagctctccagcgcattgttcctccggagtacatgatattcctcccacagttcgtcaactcgactctgaacatctgatatggtcattcccccgcgcacacggatgtaatcctcgtacgcagtcctctcagcaatggtcgtattcagctcggcctccagatccttcttatcggactctaagtccttattatcggcctccagcttcactaaacgagccagaagctcgtcattcttcgtctgatcggctatagctcttttctcagcttcgtctaaagccgaagagtacagccgtttccagtgaagtatctccatctccttgagtacaaagcagctatattagttcggcagctgtaccgagcagatagtaaaatacaacaggaataaaggcgagtacgaaaagctatacgaagacaagtgtagagaatttttcattcacaaggaaaattttttacactagggcttcaaggccattttacaaggaagaaactagactaagagaagggagacgaaatcatactccaccagcttcgtctccggctccttggtctggttcagcttctttctcctgagctacctcagcctcggcctcgcatcctgccggcctcgcctccgcctcctgatcggcttccttctccggatgcccggcccgctcgacttcggcctccagctccagcggctcggcctcaccctctccgttgtaagtcgaagcgggtgaaacggggtcccacggaggcaaagatagcctccaggttctcgtcccgatcagctcgacaactccggactcggtctgcagaaagcaggaccgaggatgaagcgagctcctcaaggagcggcagattctgaagccgagctgctatctctcggctgtacagaggcagcacgacgtcggccccctgctcgcccttatcggtaattagccttaccagactaccgacaaaggccgagaactggctgctcaaaaagagtttctccgtgtaaacacggagagcctccccctgggcagccacggcggcagcctccttctgggcctcccggtgcttcgtctgctcttgcaggatgatgagctggtttttggctgaccgggcttcatcctgagccgagatcctagcagctcgggccctctcaaatttggcctcagcctgttcggccagactacgagcaagatgcatcttcttctgcatctcctcgtagtcgtgggatgctttggagagctccacggagacgagcttggctctctgaagatgaacaaggaaaaaactcaacaggaTGGCCATCAAAAATgtagaaaagaagccaagtcagaaagcttacctccacaaaattcgtcggccattgaaaaggctcagggacgtgttccgggatgtcggcaaccacctcggagatgaccaggtctttccccggcactcttggggactcatgaaatttccccttccctttagccgaacacgactccggctctttcggatccgaagaagaggttttttgcctcttcggattcttttcggcttcagacgccgagctagGGGCCcactgcctctccggctccacaagctcgggggactttcggatagccttattcagcatgtacactgccaaaaagcaagaaagcaaagtcagattttcttcgttaaagcagtagagcataaagataaagagaaatcctcaccctcggcctcttcgtccgaagacgagatgtcgaacacgacgtcgcccttgacgagctcagactccgtgtattgtttcctaactatgggaatcttgttgagctcgccatcgagctcgtccaacggttcaggccgaggatgacggataacggacttcggccctctccaaggaaaactaggagccgcggtcctatcataatagaagaagcggttttgccacttcggccacttcgttttacaaaaggccctaaagggctgtacagggatcaagtaaaaccaagaccccttcctcttaaattgaaagaatttaaggatcgccttcaaagacaaatcccttcctaacctacggagttcggcagcgaaggccgacaagtgcctccaagagttcggagtcacctggcccaaaggaagctgaaaaaaatctagtaaatctataaaggcagaagggagggggaaacgaagcccgcattctaagcaggcctcgtacacggtggcgtaaccctccggcggggagtcagccctatgatcaccgtcaggtaccaccgccctcCCCCCAGggaaaaagtatttttcgggtagggataccacagtatccttactcaaaatactatggaaatactctacggtcttctccccggactctttccggccagaagaccccttaccgcctctcctaccgctacccgactccgaagaagaagaagaagacatttttcttactttttgaaggtgaagaaagtctgaagaagctcttgaaagcggaagaaaatttctcgagaaagagagagtatagaagacgcaacagcaaaggtgttcaaatgaggaagaaagagcatatttatcagattcgggaaagatttcgagatcgttgcgctgtttcgaatcccaccttttcaggattcaacggccggattttactgtcgcatttaatgcaggcacgcgcaaggcacgtcccctgacgtcagcctcccccttaccgttatccagaatgccgaagtgactcacctcgccgaagtgattcacttcgcttttcgggggggggtagtgatggggtacgaactaaaccctaatggcaagcccaataacagtgacggcccatcagcccagagcccaagaaagagtatctgttcggcaccaaagagttcggcacgaccaaagagttcggactcagcctacagctcggtaaaagccgaccagtcaagctctcctctcagatcggcaagagctgatcggtaaagtccagcagttcggtctcagcattcgaccgaactaggagttagtggactcatgaaaggcctccacgaccttcactatacccacgatctatttagtggtacgaagcagttattgagcagttattgctcacccacgatcttgttagtggggctgcaaaccacgatcctagttcaatgtataaataggacttagatcagatagacagggttaagctctctagagatacaatatcatatagcaagtctgtgttgtaagctgtaatcccagatcaagcaatacaatcttgccctcccttcttcccgtggacgtagatttacttcagtaaatcgaaccacgattctttgtgtcgtagtctttattctctaccagcgtttactaacatcagaaattcgcggatccatcaatcATCGTCTGTCCGCTGTGGTCCACGATCTCAACCTTGGCCTCCCCCTTTGTCACGTACACGATCGTGTGCCCGTCCTTGGCCCAGTGGGGGCTCAGCATTGAGTTCGGGAAGAGAGTGCCTTTCTCGGCGCTCATGTCGATGTAGCTGAGGATTGGGAGCTTGTGCATGTCTACGACTTTGAGTTTACCAGCTTCCCTTGAGTAGATGTCGGCGTCTCTTTGGTTTTCGATGTTGGTGCGGATCTTCATCGTGCAGAAGGTCTCCTCGAATCCGTTGTCGTTGTGGGGGGATTCTCTGCGGCGGAAGGATGTGTCTTCGTCGGGGCGGATGTACCGCATGCTCTCCCGGGCCATCACGCTCAGCCCTCTCTCCTCCTCTGTTGACTGCATCCGCCTGATAAGGTCGGGGGAGACGTTGAACGCCTCTGCCATGAGCTCCGCGTCGAACGATTGGAATATGTTGTGGAATGTCTCCTCTCCCTTGCTTCCTTGTGGGGCTGACCCGGCCAAGTAGAACGACTGCCATATTTTATATAATCATGTTAGAGAAATCAAACTTGAATtgaaaaacatactccctctatcccattaAATATGACACTTTTGCTTTATGTAGTACTGTTATTAATGAAGATAGTAGAATGAAGATAGTAGAAAAGTAGTAGAGATGatgatattttcattttagaaaatatttcatttttaataggacaggATAGAGAGACAAgttgtttttttatgaattaattaattactctgAATTTCTGGTCGAGCTGGTTGCTTTGGTGATTGAGATCGTTGACAGAGATGGCGATCAAGTCTTCGCTCCCGTCGTTGTGGCACCAGTGGACTGCACCGGGTGGGAGAGCGATGACGTCTCCACGGCGGATGCGGTGCACCTTCTGGTGCAAGTCTCTCTTTTGGCCTTGCTGCTCGCTTTCCGATGATAACTGTTCGCCACCGTGGGATTGGTATGTCTCAGCGCAGCCGGGGAAGATGACGCCGATGTATCCCTCACCTGCATGGCATAAATTAGTGTTACAAAAATAAGTATGACAGTATCACGTAAAAAGAGAACTGAAAGGTACCCTGCTCGATGTAAATGAGGCGGGGGTTAGGGTGGTAGTTGGGCAGGGAGAGGGCGTTGGGGCGGAGAGTGTTCCTCATGGTGGCGACGCCGGCGCATTGGAACTGGGAGTCCATCTCGTCCCACATCTCGGTGAGGCCGCCCTCGGACTGGATCTGGTTGTGGGGCTGCACGGCGGAGATGCGCtggatggggtacgaactaaaccctaatggcaagcccaataatagtgacggcccatcagcccagagcccaagaaagagtatctgttcggcaccaaagagttcggcacgaccaaagagttcggactcagcctacagctcggtaaaagccgaccagtcaagctctcctctcagatcggcaagagctgatcggtaaagtccagcagttcggtctcagcattcgaccgaactaggagttagtggactcatgaaaggcctccacgacctccgctatacccacgatctatttagtggtacgaagcagttattgagcagttattgctcacccacgatcttgttagtggggctgcaaaccacgaccttagttcaatgtataaatagaacttagatcaggtagaaaagggttagaagctctctagagataaaataccatatagcgagtctgtgttgtaagctgtaatcccagatcaagcaatacaatcttgccctcccttcttcccgtggacgtagatttacctcagtaaatcgaaccacgtaaattctttgtgtcgtaattttcattctctaccagcatttactaacatcagaaattcgtggatccatcactggcgccgtctgtgggaagcagagaacaaaatttgtgataaagcgaatttttgatccattttttccgcccaaaaaatgcataccagatcgcagagtacccgtattcctgcccgtgagaaccaggaggaagccaatccatcccacaggtctggaaagcagcctagggataaatccaccaccagttctcatggtggaggaacaagccgctccaaaagccgtcacaccgagtcttcccagcagcccgatttgaatgaggctgtcaagcagtttttggaggcgaagcaggaggaattcttaaccttcctgcgaagaagccaaaagcagccggagacgaaaacgacggattctccttccccctccgcacaagaaagtcactaccgcagtagtgtcgcatctcccaggagaaagaatccccgtcccccacatattccagctcctcctcggtaccggaatcacaggagaactcaatctcctccataccgatgagatatcggattcgccgtgtacggagcactgaagactccgttctcggacgacatcacccgaactcccctaccacagaactaccgaactccgtcgatgacttacgacgggctcgtggaccctcacgatttcttggggcgctatcaatataacatggcgaaccagggtctcaacgaggtccacatgtgcaagctgtttcccgagctgctcatcgggaacgcgagaaggtggttcgatagcctcccccagggcagcatcagatcttaccgagatctaatggatgccttccacaggaggttctttcagaaagcggaagcccgaatcacttcggctcagctgctttccattcgtcaaggtcgcgacgaaaaaattagcgactttatgacaagattccacaaggaatgcctgcaagtagacgatctcaacgatctgcttgtcatctcggcattccaaaatggaatcctgcccggagctctctacaggaagctcgttgagtgcggtccgcagacagctcaggaaatgtgggacattgcggaccagtactcccgggccgatgaggcagaccgtcgcaaacggtcgttagacagctcatcgtcccgaggagacagaaggaagcccgatcatagcgatcaggggcatcctcgccggactccatttgaaagaattcaaagggctccggtgcaagacagattgggacctcgtctcaatcccgagaagccgcccgctcagttcgtaccgctgaacaagccgagagcggaaattttcgaactgcactctgacctattcgaaaagccaaagcggatgacgaaatcagccgcgcgccgaccacaggataactactgctcctaccatcaagaccacggtcacgatactgaggagtgcagaaacttggctgcaggtatcgatgttcttgtgaaggcagggacattgaaaaaataccgaagtaagcagccaaagaagaataaaaagcagagtggtgcgaactgcgctcctcaggatccgaaaaggcagccggatcccgaagacgatgacgagccgcaatatgatggagtaatccagactattgacgcgctccctgccgggaagaccaagtcgtccctaaagtca
This genomic interval from Salvia splendens isolate huo1 chromosome 13, SspV2, whole genome shotgun sequence contains the following:
- the LOC121760440 gene encoding 11S globulin seed storage protein 2-like: MASKFLLALSLSLLVSAAFGNRYVPLERMRGQRIQLTRPQQCRIQRFSSYPIQRISAVQPHNQIQSEGGLTEMWDEMDSQFQCAGVATMRNTLRPNALSLPNYHPNPRLIYIEQGEGYIGVIFPGCAETYQSHGGEQLSSESEQQGQKRDLHQKVHRIRRGDVIALPPGAVHWCHNDGSEDLIAISVNDLNHQSNQLDQKFRSFYLAGSAPQGSKGEETFHNIFQSFDAELMAEAFNVSPDLIRRMQSTEEERGLSVMARESMRYIRPDEDTSFRRRESPHNDNGFEETFCTMKIRTNIENQRDADIYSREAGKLKVVDMHKLPILSYIDMSAEKGTLFPNSMLSPHWAKDGHTIVYVTKGEAKVEIVDHSGQSMMNDRVSQGDMFVVPQFYTTTAQAGNMGFEWVAFKTSGYPMRNDLAGYTSALRGMPLQVLTNAYQMSPAEAQSIKTNRGSQTFLLSPAHRSGKHF